A region from the Streptomyces sp. 3214.6 genome encodes:
- a CDS encoding SulP family inorganic anion transporter, whose protein sequence is MLRRGVRKADLFASLVVFLVALPLCVGVAMASGVPAELGLVTGIVGGLVVGVLPGSSLQVSGPAAGLTVLVHEAVQRYGVQALGVLVLAAGLVQLGLGALRLGRWFRAVSVAVVHGMLAGIGLVLVSGQVYALGDAGAPEGGLGKLAGLVSLPGRVDPVALSVGGATMVVLVVWGRWRGGARLVPAPLVAVALAAGGTWVFDLDVRRVRVQGLLDAVRVPEAADFGRLTEVGVIGTVVAFALIASAESLFSAAAVDRLHDGRRTDYDRELMAQGAGNAVCGVLGALPLTAVIVRSAANLRAGARTKASRVLHGVWLLLFAAVVPGVLGLIPVAALAGLLVHAGCKLVPVREVRKLWRGHRGEVVVLGVTAGAIVVGNLFEGVLVGLALAVAKTAWEISHVHVETEDRGDAGLVVRVLGHATFLRLPKLLDALEALPHDREVRLELGGLRHVDHACAAALEGWAAARGQGLVASSSSTS, encoded by the coding sequence ATGTTGCGCCGTGGTGTCCGCAAGGCCGATCTGTTCGCTTCCCTCGTCGTCTTTCTCGTCGCGCTCCCCCTGTGTGTGGGCGTCGCCATGGCCTCCGGCGTGCCCGCCGAGCTGGGGCTGGTCACCGGCATCGTCGGCGGGCTGGTCGTCGGGGTGCTGCCCGGCAGCAGCCTGCAGGTGAGCGGGCCGGCGGCGGGGCTCACCGTGCTCGTCCACGAAGCCGTGCAGCGGTACGGCGTCCAGGCGCTCGGGGTGCTCGTGCTGGCCGCCGGGCTGGTGCAGCTCGGGCTGGGCGCGCTGCGGCTCGGGCGGTGGTTCCGGGCCGTGTCCGTGGCCGTCGTGCACGGGATGCTCGCCGGGATCGGGCTGGTGCTGGTCTCCGGGCAGGTGTACGCCCTCGGGGACGCGGGAGCGCCGGAGGGCGGGCTCGGGAAGCTCGCCGGGCTGGTGTCGCTGCCCGGGCGGGTGGATCCGGTGGCGTTGTCAGTGGGGGGTGCCACCATGGTCGTGCTGGTGGTGTGGGGGCGGTGGCGCGGCGGTGCGCGGCTGGTTCCCGCACCGTTGGTCGCGGTGGCGTTGGCGGCGGGCGGCACGTGGGTGTTCGACCTGGATGTGCGGCGGGTCCGGGTGCAGGGTCTGCTGGATGCCGTACGGGTGCCGGAGGCAGCGGATTTCGGACGGCTGACGGAAGTGGGGGTTATCGGGACGGTCGTGGCGTTCGCGCTGATCGCGTCGGCGGAGTCGTTGTTCAGCGCGGCGGCGGTGGACCGGCTGCACGACGGACGGCGGACGGACTACGACCGGGAGTTGATGGCGCAGGGCGCGGGCAACGCCGTGTGCGGGGTGCTGGGCGCGCTGCCGCTGACGGCGGTCATCGTGCGCAGTGCGGCGAACCTGCGGGCGGGTGCGCGGACGAAGGCGTCGCGGGTGCTGCACGGGGTGTGGCTGCTGCTGTTCGCGGCCGTCGTGCCCGGGGTGCTGGGGCTGATTCCGGTCGCGGCGCTGGCGGGGCTGCTGGTGCACGCCGGCTGCAAGCTCGTACCCGTGCGGGAGGTGCGGAAGCTGTGGCGCGGGCATCGGGGGGAGGTCGTCGTGCTCGGGGTCACGGCGGGGGCGATCGTCGTGGGGAACCTGTTCGAGGGGGTGTTGGTCGGGCTGGCGCTGGCCGTGGCGAAGACGGCCTGGGAGATCAGCCATGTGCACGTAGAGACGGAGGACCGGGGCGACGCCGGGCTCGTCGTACGGGTGCTGGGGCATGCGACGTTTCTGCGGCTGCCGAAGCTGCTGGACGCGTTGGAGGCGCTGCCGCACGACCGTGAGGTGCGGCTGGAGTTGGGCGGGCTGCGGCATGTGGACCACGCGTGTGCGGCGGCCCTGGAGGGGTGGGCCGCCGCGCGCGGTCAGGGTCTGGTCGCGAGCAGCAGTTCGACGTCGTAG
- a CDS encoding ABC transporter permease: protein MTTTTTTTTTATTTAPTPTGILNAFRTTATAARVLRQLRHDPRTIALLILIPCVMLFLLRYVFDGSPRTFDSIGASLLGIFPLITMFLVTSIATLRERTSGTLERLLAMPLGKGDLIAGYALAFGALAIVQSALATGLAVWFLDLDVTGSPWLLLLVALLDALLGTALGLFVSAFAATEFQAVQFMPAVIFPQLLLCGLFTPRDAMHPALEAVSDALPMSYAVDGMNEVLTHTDMTATFVRDVLIVAGCALLVLGLGAATLRRRTA from the coding sequence ATGACCACAACGACCACGACCACCACGACGGCAACGACGACCGCCCCCACGCCCACCGGCATCCTGAACGCCTTCCGCACCACCGCCACCGCGGCCCGCGTCCTGCGCCAACTGCGCCACGACCCCCGCACGATCGCGCTGCTGATCCTCATCCCCTGCGTGATGCTGTTCCTGCTCCGCTACGTCTTCGACGGCAGCCCGCGCACCTTCGACAGCATCGGCGCGTCCCTCCTCGGGATCTTCCCCCTGATCACGATGTTCCTGGTGACCTCCATCGCCACCCTGCGCGAACGCACCTCGGGCACCCTCGAACGCCTCCTCGCCATGCCCCTCGGCAAAGGAGACCTGATCGCCGGCTACGCCCTCGCCTTCGGCGCCCTCGCGATCGTCCAGTCGGCCCTGGCCACCGGCCTGGCGGTCTGGTTCCTCGACCTGGACGTCACCGGCAGCCCCTGGCTCCTCCTCCTGGTCGCCCTCCTCGACGCCCTGCTCGGCACAGCCCTCGGCCTCTTCGTCTCGGCCTTCGCTGCCACCGAGTTCCAGGCGGTCCAGTTCATGCCGGCGGTGATCTTCCCCCAACTCCTCCTCTGCGGCCTCTTCACCCCCAGGGACGCCATGCACCCCGCCCTGGAAGCCGTCTCCGACGCCCTCCCCATGTCCTACGCCGTGGACGGCATGAACGAGGTCCTCACCCACACCGACATGACAGCGACCTTCGTACGAGACGTCCTGATCGTGGCGGGCTGCGCCCTGCTGGTCCTGGGCCTGGGCGCGGCAACGCTACGACGCCGGACAGCGTGA
- the proC gene encoding pyrroline-5-carboxylate reductase, protein MTQKVAVLGTGKIGEALLSGMIRGGWPPADLLVTARRPERAEELRTRYGVTPVSNAEAAKTADTLILTVKPQDMGALLDELAPHVPADRLVISGAAGITTASIEERLATGTPVVRVMTNTPALVDEAMSVISAGTHATVDHLAHAEEIFGSVGKTLRVPESQQDACTALSGSGPAYFFYLVEAMTDAGILLGLPRDKAHDLIVQSAIGAATMLRDSGEHPVKLRENVTSPAGTTISAIRELENHGVRAALIAALEAARDRSRELASGKKD, encoded by the coding sequence ATGACCCAGAAAGTCGCAGTCCTCGGCACCGGCAAAATCGGCGAAGCTCTCCTCAGCGGCATGATCCGAGGCGGCTGGCCCCCCGCCGACCTCCTCGTCACCGCCCGCCGCCCGGAACGAGCCGAAGAACTCCGTACCCGCTACGGAGTCACCCCGGTCAGCAACGCCGAGGCCGCCAAGACCGCAGACACCCTGATCCTCACGGTCAAACCGCAGGACATGGGCGCCCTCCTCGACGAACTCGCCCCGCACGTCCCCGCCGACCGCCTGGTCATCAGCGGAGCCGCCGGCATCACCACCGCCTCCATCGAGGAGCGCCTCGCCACCGGCACCCCGGTCGTCCGCGTCATGACGAACACCCCCGCCCTGGTCGACGAGGCCATGTCCGTCATCTCCGCCGGCACCCACGCCACCGTCGACCACCTCGCCCACGCCGAGGAGATCTTCGGCTCCGTCGGCAAGACCCTCCGCGTCCCGGAGTCCCAGCAGGACGCCTGCACGGCCCTCTCCGGCTCCGGCCCCGCGTACTTCTTCTACCTGGTCGAAGCCATGACGGACGCCGGCATCCTCCTCGGCCTGCCCCGTGACAAGGCCCATGACCTGATCGTCCAGTCCGCGATCGGCGCCGCCACGATGCTCCGCGACAGCGGCGAACACCCGGTCAAGCTCCGCGAGAACGTCACGTCTCCCGCGGGCACGACCATCAGCGCCATCCGCGAACTCGAGAACCACGGCGTACGAGCCGCCCTCATCGCCGCCCTCGAAGCCGCCCGCGACCGCAGCCGCGAGCTGGCCTCAGGCAAGAAGGACTGA
- a CDS encoding ABC transporter ATP-binding protein, with protein MMNSRIESPGPPEPPDLPDTSPAVVAEHLTVVRGPRTVLHSLDFTVPRGQITGLLGPSGCGKSTLMRAIVGTQAKVTGTLDVLGRPAGHPTLRTRIGYVTQAPSVYDDLTIRQNLDYFAAILDPGRGAADRRHENVTRAIADVDLTTHAHALAGNLSGGQRNRVSLAVALLGTPELLVLDEPTVGLDPVLRRDLWNLFHDIAATRGATLLISSHVMDEAERCHRLLLMREGEILADAAPDALRTRTGTDTVESAFLHLVDEAAAAGRAKESAR; from the coding sequence ATGATGAATTCCAGGATCGAGTCACCTGGCCCACCCGAGCCGCCGGACCTGCCCGACACGTCCCCTGCCGTCGTCGCCGAACACCTCACCGTGGTCCGCGGCCCGCGCACGGTTCTCCACTCCCTCGACTTCACCGTCCCCCGCGGCCAGATCACCGGCCTGCTGGGGCCCTCCGGCTGCGGCAAGTCGACCCTCATGCGCGCGATCGTCGGAACCCAGGCCAAGGTCACCGGCACCCTCGACGTCCTGGGCCGCCCCGCAGGCCACCCCACCCTCCGCACCCGCATCGGCTACGTCACCCAGGCCCCCTCCGTCTACGACGACCTGACGATCCGCCAGAACCTGGACTACTTCGCCGCGATCCTCGACCCCGGCCGGGGCGCGGCGGACCGACGCCACGAGAACGTCACCCGAGCCATCGCCGACGTGGACCTCACCACCCACGCCCACGCCCTCGCCGGCAACCTCTCCGGCGGCCAGCGCAACCGCGTCTCCCTGGCTGTCGCCCTCCTGGGCACCCCCGAACTTCTCGTCCTCGACGAACCGACTGTCGGCCTCGACCCCGTCCTCCGCCGCGACCTGTGGAACCTCTTCCACGACATCGCGGCGACCCGGGGCGCCACCCTCCTCATCTCCTCCCATGTCATGGACGAGGCCGAGCGCTGCCACCGCCTGCTCCTCATGCGTGAGGGCGAGATCCTCGCCGACGCCGCCCCCGACGCCCTGCGCACCCGTACCGGCACGGACACGGTCGAGTCGGCCTTCCTGCACCTCGTGGACGAAGCGGCCGCGGCCGGCCGAGCCAAGGAGTCAGCACGATGA